From Deltaproteobacteria bacterium, a single genomic window includes:
- a CDS encoding tripartite tricarboxylate transporter permease — protein sequence MLEASVDALFHLFSPGPLLAMLLVLPVALFSGLMPGGGLPVSVVVLSLAVHLDPWVAITIVVFHMAASDITEPIPAILFGVPGARSAQATVLDGYPMAQQGLAGVALGASYTTTIVGGVIGAIALLLALPVSRQLLEWFGSAEFFLLTLMGVLAVAVVSAGAFVKGILTAAFGIAIAMVGYADLGGNVRAAMGFDFYLWDGFGLVPVVVGLFALPEAIALVVGDTTIARARLDTLLREAKADVWRGMWEAWSHKWLMVRSSLIGVFVGIMPGVGGSAAHWIAYAQARQTEPGGTETFGKGDVRGVIASDAANNSVDGGVLIPTVVFGIPGSGGMAIVLAILVLTGITPGPLMLTRHLDLTVSMVYTIAFANLVVVPIMLAFAPTLCRIAVIPPNILAPVVVGIVSLAALAANGALGDLGAVLAFGLLGVFMKRYGWPRPPILIAVALADILERFLWISVNNYGWGMLLRPQFLVILAFMVAVTLFSLRAQRGARKAMLSMTEGEKSGQAAAKGAGHEAEGAARVDEAAVPDAAASPPSTGGKPGESPAGRRFTLEVAGEIVLLLAVGAFFLYLFIDSFSYPEGADLMPRIAVLVGTPFWLIRVWTLLRGTPEKRIEEGDIMDTGFILGDDPKSESRRFVRIFGFTALMYAAIWLIGVHVALPGILFLYLMYYGRAGWLVSAGIALAFLALIVGFYDVALHIVWPESIFGLWPVG from the coding sequence ATGCTCGAAGCTTCCGTTGACGCGCTGTTCCACCTCTTTTCGCCGGGGCCGCTCCTGGCGATGCTCCTGGTGCTGCCGGTGGCGCTGTTCTCCGGGCTCATGCCCGGAGGCGGCCTGCCGGTGTCCGTGGTGGTCCTGAGCCTCGCGGTCCACCTCGACCCATGGGTCGCCATCACCATCGTGGTGTTCCACATGGCGGCCAGCGACATCACCGAGCCCATCCCCGCCATCCTGTTCGGCGTCCCCGGCGCCCGCTCGGCCCAGGCCACGGTGCTGGACGGCTATCCCATGGCCCAGCAAGGCCTGGCCGGGGTCGCTCTGGGGGCGAGCTACACCACCACCATCGTGGGCGGCGTCATCGGCGCCATCGCGCTGTTGCTGGCGCTGCCGGTGAGCCGCCAACTCCTGGAATGGTTCGGCTCGGCCGAGTTCTTCCTGTTGACGCTCATGGGGGTGCTGGCGGTGGCGGTGGTGAGCGCCGGCGCCTTCGTCAAGGGTATCCTCACCGCGGCCTTCGGCATCGCCATCGCCATGGTGGGCTACGCCGACCTGGGCGGCAACGTGCGCGCCGCCATGGGCTTCGACTTCTACCTGTGGGACGGCTTCGGGCTCGTGCCGGTGGTGGTGGGCCTGTTCGCGCTGCCCGAGGCCATCGCGCTGGTGGTGGGGGACACCACCATCGCCCGGGCGCGCCTGGACACGCTCCTGCGCGAGGCCAAGGCCGACGTGTGGCGCGGGATGTGGGAGGCCTGGAGCCACAAGTGGCTGATGGTGCGCTCGTCGCTCATCGGCGTGTTCGTGGGCATCATGCCCGGAGTCGGCGGCAGCGCCGCCCACTGGATCGCCTACGCCCAGGCGCGCCAGACCGAGCCCGGCGGCACCGAGACCTTCGGCAAGGGCGACGTCCGCGGGGTCATCGCCTCCGACGCCGCCAACAACTCGGTGGACGGGGGCGTGCTCATACCCACCGTGGTGTTCGGCATCCCCGGCAGCGGCGGCATGGCCATCGTCCTCGCCATCCTGGTCCTCACCGGCATCACCCCCGGCCCGCTCATGCTCACGCGGCACCTCGACCTCACCGTGAGCATGGTCTACACCATCGCCTTCGCTAACCTCGTCGTCGTGCCCATCATGCTGGCCTTCGCCCCGACCCTGTGCCGCATCGCGGTGATCCCGCCCAACATCCTGGCGCCGGTGGTGGTGGGCATCGTGTCGCTGGCGGCGCTGGCGGCCAACGGCGCTCTGGGCGACCTCGGCGCGGTGCTCGCTTTCGGTCTGTTGGGCGTCTTTATGAAGCGCTACGGCTGGCCGCGACCGCCCATCCTCATCGCAGTGGCGCTGGCGGACATCCTGGAACGGTTCCTGTGGATCTCGGTCAACAACTACGGCTGGGGAATGCTGCTGCGTCCGCAGTTCCTGGTCATCCTGGCGTTCATGGTGGCGGTGACCCTGTTCAGCCTGCGGGCACAACGCGGCGCCCGCAAGGCCATGTTGTCCATGACCGAAGGCGAAAAATCGGGGCAGGCGGCCGCTAAGGGCGCGGGGCACGAGGCGGAAGGCGCCGCGCGCGTGGATGAGGCGGCGGTCCCGGACGCCGCGGCGTCGCCACCATCAACGGGCGGCAAGCCCGGGGAGAGTCCCGCCGGCCGTCGCTTCACCCTCGAAGTCGCCGGAGAGATCGTGCTCCTGCTCGCGGTGGGCGCCTTCTTCCTCTACCTGTTCATCGACTCGTTCAGTTATCCGGAAGGCGCCGACCTGATGCCCAGGATCGCGGTGCTGGTGGGAACACCGTTCTGGCTCATCCGGGTGTGGACGCTGCTGAGGGGCACCCCCGAGAAGCGCATCGAGGAAGGCGACATCATGGACACCGGCTTCATCCTCGGCGACGACCCCAAGAGCGAAAGCCGGCGGTTCGTGCGCATCTTCGGCTTCACCGCGCTCATGTACGCCGCCATCTGGCTGATCGGCGTGCACGTCGCGTTGCCGGGAATTCTCTTCCTCTACCTCATGTACTACGGCCGGGCCGGCTGGCTCGTGTCCGCGGGGATCGCCCTCGCATTCCTGGCGCTGATCGTCGGCTTCTACGACGTCGCCCTCCACATCGTATGGCCCGAGTCCATCTTCGGCCTCTGGCCGGTAGGGTAG